The Oceaniferula marina region TTATATGATGATCACCAAAAATATGAACGACTTTCGTATGTTCGCTCAACAAATGAATGCACTCGTTGATTAGTTTGGGAGTTTCTTAGTGCTGAAGTTAAGGAGTTCAAGGTTCTTAGTTCTTAGTTCTTAGTTCTTAGTTCTTAGTTCTAACCTTCGCACTCCTCAACGAAGAACCAAATTCAACAGCCCAAAGGGCTTTCAACGAAGCGAAGCTTCATTCAACCGGCCGCAGGTCGCTTCAACGCTTGCGAAAGCAAGCACCCAACTCCATCACTTCTACCCTCAGTTGTCTACTGTCTGTCATCTGTAGTCTGACCTTTACCCCTCTACTTATTTACCTTCCGTGTATTCGGTGTGTTTCGTGGTTAGTCATGAATTCTGAACTTCAGTCCTGGTCTCATCTCGCTGATTTCTTCGAGCGTTCGAAGATCCAGTCTGTTCTACTGGTAACCGGGACGAACCTCTATACGGCGTCCGGGGCTGACAAAAAGCTGGTTCATCTCCTTGAAGGAAAGAGGGTTCGTAAAATCGATGGCCTACAAATCAATCCCCAGGCGGATGAAGTGGTCGGTCTACTGCAGGGGTTACAAACAGACCCGCCCTACGATGCCATCCTAGCCATCGGTGGTGGCAGTGTGATCGATGTCGCCAAACTACTCAAAGCCTTCTGGCATCATCCTGAATTGCTGCTCCCGGGGCTTCATCACAGTGATTCATTACACCCGGCAAACATCCCACTCATTGCCATTCCGACCACGGCGGGCTCGGGTAGTGAAGCCACTCACTTTGCCGTTGTTTATCACAACAAGGAAAAGCATTCCATTGCCCACCCCGATCTTTTACCCGACCTGGCTATCATCGATTCGGAGCTATTGCATAGCCTGCCCCAACACATAGCAGCAGCCAGTGGCATGGATGCCCTCTGCCAA contains the following coding sequences:
- a CDS encoding phosphonoacetaldehyde reductase, with translation MNSELQSWSHLADFFERSKIQSVLLVTGTNLYTASGADKKLVHLLEGKRVRKIDGLQINPQADEVVGLLQGLQTDPPYDAILAIGGGSVIDVAKLLKAFWHHPELLLPGLHHSDSLHPANIPLIAIPTTAGSGSEATHFAVVYHNKEKHSIAHPDLLPDLAIIDSELLHSLPQHIAAASGMDALCQGIESYWSIHSTEASRSLAKEAIQLAWSSLKPAVLDKDPDALEQLARASHLAGQAINLTKTTAPHAVSYALTSYFGLQHGHAVGLLTPAFLKFNAEVTDADCLDPRGAAWVKQSIHEIVDLLGYQTVAQAANGITQLIHDLGLETDFSKLGIQSESDIQLILDNGFNPGRVNNNPRKVTKEALGE